The sequence below is a genomic window from Coffea arabica cultivar ET-39 chromosome 4c, Coffea Arabica ET-39 HiFi, whole genome shotgun sequence.
tccttgtcACATTCCAATGCAATCCGAGCCAAACCAGATGCCATTTCACGAACCAATCCAGTTATAGGTGTGGCAAGCTCAATCAAGAAGACTGGTTGTGAATTGGGATCCTTCTGGAATGCAAAATGTACGTGTCCTCTTCTGTTGCCAAAGAGTGTTCCCACCACTCTAGTGCCAAGACCTTGCTGAAAATGCGCCCTGTGTCGACCAAAAGCCGTCAGAACAGAGCGCAGCCTAGAAACTGCTATTGCTTGCAGTTTCTTCCTTGTAGCATTAGCAGAAGTAGCTGCTGATTCTTGCACCTGTTTATTATCTTCCTTTTTCACCTGCTCTAGAAGGTTCTTTGAAGAATTTGAGTCTACAGGCACCTTATCCTTCTCCCCTCTTACTTCTTCAATAGCTTTGGAGCAGGACTTGGTTGAAACCTCTTCATCTTCACTACTGACCTTGGTTGTCCAGTGAAACTGCCTCTTGGAAGCAGGGTCCTGGATATTCTTTGCCATGATTGTCTTCATCTGAGAGAGGAAATACTAAGGGCAAGACAAATCCTTTAAGAATGAGTTAGTGGGAATGGAAAGAGAATGAGAGAGAAAATATTCCAATTTGTTCCTTTTTTCCTGTGGATTTgtaatttctttctttatttcctttctcttttgtttGTACTGCTTTTGGTATAGAGCATATCTAAGAATCCTGACAAAGAGAACATAAGCTACCCCACAGCAATAGGAGAGATGTtttgaaataaagaaaagaatctGGGGAGACATTGGTTGTGTTACTTCACTTTCTTGTGGGGTAGATAGTGAAAGGAGTTTTGCTCTGCTGACTCTTCTTTTGACTTCAATCTCAATGCAGCGAAATTGGAGTGCTCACAAATACCAGCAaaaagaaccaaaacaaaagagaCATCGCCATTCACACTGAACTGTCCAACACGTACCAGAATGATGTTTGGTTCCAGTAAACTGAGAAAACATCCAGATTCTCCTAAGGTCTGCACCAGACATGATATCGCCAAAAGACTGGTAGTGCTCAGTTATCGGCAATATAATTCACTCGGTGACGTAATGTTTAGGTTAGGCGTTCAGATTCCCGCATAGAACTTCATGAGTTGTGCCCATTTCACCAACCACAAACTTTACCTTCCTGGGGATCATCACTCTAGTGGTTCCCTTCAATCAATGTCTAGGCATGCACACGACAGAAGTAAATAC
It includes:
- the LOC113738839 gene encoding protein MIZU-KUSSEI 1 — translated: MKTIMAKNIQDPASKRQFHWTTKVSSEDEEVSTKSCSKAIEEVRGEKDKVPVDSNSSKNLLEQVKKEDNKQVQESAATSANATRKKLQAIAVSRLRSVLTAFGRHRAHFQQGLGTRVVGTLFGNRRGHVHFAFQKDPNSQPVFLIELATPITGLVREMASGLARIALECDKEEKKSTRLLEEPRWRTYCNGKRCGFAARRDCGPKEWNILKAVEPISMGAGVLPGNADDAAESDGELMYMRAKFERVVGSRDSEAFYMMNPDSNGAPELSIYLLRV